A genome region from bacterium includes the following:
- a CDS encoding MFS transporter: protein MSSDELGETNLGQSDAVLKPGLTPPRISPFYSLTFRNFRLFFIGQLISVAGTWMQAVAQQWLVYDLTHQARWLGILSGASAIPYVLFAMSGGAVADRFPRRTILVWTQTIQMILAFILAILATNRWIALSPLHIVALAAVGGIVNAYNMPAQQAFVSDMVDDPRALGNAIALNSFRFNMARFLGPIMAGVVLVKYGPSACFTVNGLSFLAVIVSLMMMRMPRFIRHEHAVSLWEGLRFIWETKSVLRVVILVGVGAIFLWSVSTLYPVFAARFNVGAKGFSTMVAANGVGAALGGLLLTLMGDRLPRLWQIYGGGLLFCFAVLCLSFAPTFQIVLIILVISGISMITFNISANTKVQEEVPNALRGRVMAVYTLVFQGFMPIGGLEIGFMADRIGAIPSVRINASIGLTVLLLIIFWRLFERKRSSVTI, encoded by the coding sequence TTGTCAAGCGATGAGTTAGGGGAGACGAATTTGGGGCAGTCGGACGCGGTGTTAAAGCCGGGGCTGACGCCGCCGCGTATTTCGCCCTTCTACTCATTGACCTTTCGTAATTTTCGGCTGTTCTTCATCGGTCAGCTTATTTCTGTTGCTGGGACATGGATGCAGGCTGTTGCGCAGCAGTGGTTGGTATATGACCTGACTCACCAGGCGAGATGGCTTGGAATTCTATCCGGCGCAAGCGCAATTCCTTATGTCCTCTTTGCGATGTCCGGGGGCGCAGTGGCTGATCGCTTTCCTCGTCGTACGATTTTAGTTTGGACGCAGACTATTCAGATGATACTTGCGTTCATTCTTGCAATTCTTGCCACCAATCGCTGGATTGCTCTAAGTCCATTGCATATCGTCGCTCTTGCGGCTGTTGGCGGGATTGTCAACGCCTATAATATGCCGGCTCAACAAGCGTTTGTGTCGGATATGGTTGATGACCCGCGCGCTCTTGGCAACGCCATCGCTCTCAATTCATTCAGGTTCAATATGGCTCGCTTTTTGGGGCCGATTATGGCAGGGGTTGTGCTCGTTAAATATGGCCCATCCGCTTGTTTTACCGTTAATGGCCTCAGCTTTCTTGCGGTTATAGTCTCGCTAATGATGATGAGAATGCCCCGGTTCATCAGGCATGAGCATGCGGTTTCGTTGTGGGAAGGTCTTCGGTTTATTTGGGAAACTAAAAGTGTGCTGCGAGTAGTGATCTTAGTTGGGGTTGGGGCAATTTTTCTTTGGTCGGTTTCTACGCTCTATCCTGTATTTGCTGCAAGATTTAATGTTGGAGCTAAAGGCTTTAGCACGATGGTTGCGGCTAATGGAGTTGGCGCTGCTTTGGGTGGGCTTCTATTGACGTTAATGGGTGATCGTTTGCCGCGCCTGTGGCAAATTTATGGCGGTGGATTGCTATTCTGTTTTGCAGTTCTTTGTTTATCTTTTGCACCGACTTTTCAAATCGTTCTTATCATATTGGTCATCAGCGGCATTTCGATGATTACTTTCAATATCAGCGCGAACACGAAGGTTCAAGAAGAAGTTCCCAATGCCCTCAGAGGTCGGGTGATGGCAGTATATACACTAGTTTTTCAAGGTTTTATGCCGATTGGGGGACTTGAAATCGGTTTTATGGCTGACCGTATAGGCGCTATTCCTTCTGTGCGTATCAATGCCTCGATTGGACTAACGGTTTTACTTCTAATCATCTTCTGGCGTTTATTCGAGCGAAAGCGTTCGAGTGTGACGATCTAA
- a CDS encoding rubrerythrin family protein — MDVKGTKTEQNLQAAFAGESQARNKYTYFASVAKKAGFEQVAAMFLETADNEKEHAKLLLKALGGLKGDTAANLLAAAGGENEEWTSMYPGFAKIAREEGFDLIAKMFEAIAAVESHHEARYKALLEGINNGSTFKKAQTKKWICRNCGHIHEGPEAPGVCSLCNHPQGFFEILTEDF, encoded by the coding sequence ATGGACGTCAAAGGAACTAAAACCGAACAGAATCTACAGGCCGCTTTCGCTGGAGAATCGCAAGCCCGCAATAAATACACTTACTTCGCAAGTGTTGCGAAAAAGGCGGGTTTCGAGCAGGTAGCCGCTATGTTTTTGGAAACTGCGGATAACGAGAAAGAACATGCCAAGCTTTTATTGAAAGCCTTGGGCGGATTGAAGGGTGATACCGCCGCTAACCTTCTAGCTGCCGCCGGTGGCGAAAACGAAGAGTGGACATCGATGTACCCCGGTTTCGCCAAAATCGCACGCGAAGAGGGTTTCGATCTTATCGCTAAAATGTTCGAAGCCATAGCCGCTGTCGAATCTCATCATGAAGCCCGCTACAAAGCGTTGCTTGAAGGCATCAATAACGGTAGCACCTTCAAGAAAGCCCAGACCAAAAAGTGGATATGCCGCAACTGCGGACACATCCACGAAGGACCCGAAGCCCCCGGTGTCTGCTCACTATGCAACCACCCCCAAGGCTTCTTCGAAATCCTAACAGAAGACTTCTAA
- a CDS encoding ThuA domain-containing protein, with product MSNGRLNLCMISGSFEYDSEESLGIFKEYVEKNFPVDVTFIVYKDEQDNISLEALETTDVLLVFTRRLETKDAELERFKNYCLAGKPIVGIRTASHAFQNWLDFDKVVLGGNYQGHYGHGPKAPVTFSEAGKKHPVLDSVKEFSSHGSLYANTPIADDTTLLMTADNSEHVEPVSWVRLNNGGRTFYTSLGHQDDFREPDFLRMIANAALWAGGKL from the coding sequence ATGTCAAACGGACGTTTGAATCTATGCATGATTTCCGGTTCCTTTGAATACGATTCTGAGGAATCACTAGGTATTTTTAAAGAGTATGTCGAAAAGAATTTCCCCGTGGATGTTACGTTTATCGTTTACAAGGATGAACAGGACAATATATCTCTTGAGGCGTTAGAGACTACCGATGTGTTGTTAGTTTTCACCCGCAGACTCGAAACCAAGGATGCTGAACTGGAGCGATTCAAGAATTATTGTCTTGCGGGCAAGCCGATTGTCGGCATAAGAACCGCCAGCCATGCTTTCCAGAACTGGCTTGATTTCGATAAGGTGGTACTTGGCGGCAATTATCAAGGCCATTATGGCCATGGGCCGAAGGCTCCTGTTACTTTCTCTGAAGCAGGGAAGAAGCATCCTGTGTTGGATAGTGTCAAAGAGTTCTCCTCTCACGGCAGCCTTTATGCCAACACGCCCATCGCTGATGACACAACGTTGCTGATGACTGCTGATAACTCCGAGCATGTTGAGCCGGTGTCTTGGGTTCGCTTGAATAATGGCGGTCGAACGTTTTATACCTCACTTGGCCATCAGGATGATTTCCGAGAGCCTGATTTCCTACGCATGATTGCCAATGCTGCCCTTTGGGCCGGCGGAAAGCTGTAG